In a single window of the Cumulibacter manganitolerans genome:
- a CDS encoding metallophosphoesterase family protein, translating into MPSSPVRLLLIADTHVPRRARALPAQVWRAVEQADVVLHAGDWQVAELLDEMQARARRLIGVWGNNDDELRRRLPETTVVEIDGVRIALTHETGAAGGREKRMAAMFPDAHALVFGHSHIPWDSVAGEDTANPGLRLLNPGSPTDRRRQPSCTMMTAEVRDGRLDGVRLVTVDRTP; encoded by the coding sequence ATGCCGTCCTCGCCGGTTCGACTGCTGCTCATCGCGGACACCCATGTCCCGCGTCGCGCTCGCGCCCTCCCGGCGCAGGTGTGGCGCGCCGTCGAGCAGGCGGACGTCGTCCTGCATGCGGGGGACTGGCAGGTTGCCGAGCTGCTCGACGAGATGCAGGCGCGGGCCCGGCGGCTAATTGGCGTCTGGGGCAACAACGACGACGAGCTGCGGCGCCGACTGCCCGAGACGACGGTGGTCGAGATCGACGGCGTCCGGATCGCGCTCACTCATGAGACGGGTGCGGCCGGCGGCCGGGAGAAGCGGATGGCGGCGATGTTCCCTGACGCGCACGCCCTCGTCTTCGGGCACAGCCACATCCCGTGGGACAGCGTCGCCGGCGAGGACACCGCGAACCCCGGTCTGCGACTGCTCAACCCCGGATCGCCGACCGACCGACGGCGGCAACCGAGCTGCACGATGATGACCGCCGAGGTCCGAGACGGCCGCTTGGACGGCGTACGGCTCGTGACCGTGGACCGCACACCCTGA
- a CDS encoding acyltransferase family protein: MRALKDPTLESADAMARNERRLDIQALRGIAVLMVVAYHAGLPVPGGFLGVDVFFVISGFVIMTGLLRQLDRKSTFSLSVFLGRRARRLLPALALLLTTVCLASILLQSPLGPQQSTTRMALHATFWIANVEAYRLPTGYFDPTVGTYPLIHTWSLSVEEQFYLVFPVLVLVAWKVRTSVRTVQIVLGIGTLLSFALAQLMVTGVVSGGLSAPGRLAFYASPTRAWEFGVGALLATACRPGMSTALRHAATRRTAAVGGVVAVLVSAFALTEATPHPGAATLLPVVGTAVAIWAGSVGPAWPPFRQLVWVGDLSYSWYLWHWPFISFTAVLLPPSVVNATVAAGASLIPAWLSYKHVEAQYRTGGSHGSLRPTIIASTAISMSTAAAILLTFGAGNHWWSPTVEKMLAQTTPLPISYAAGCHEGAAPSTVVGTACEWNATGTGGAVYLVGDSNAAMYSDGLVKAAERTGEQLLVTTRSSCPLVEATVIAPRFDSTACSHYVERTLSDLEHAAPATVITAAAGNQIDDPAIALAGPDGKLTYNTRLKASIWADGFKAAIARLKAAGHRVIVMQVIPHFLLGAHDYWRPDNCPTISTLLGPSWCAPAASRATMDAAQHSVLAAIRGASSSTGVELVDLRDRLCPSGQCSAFQSGEWVYRDGRHISPFASVELAPFLRQMLAA; the protein is encoded by the coding sequence ATGCGCGCGCTGAAGGACCCCACACTGGAGTCAGCCGACGCTATGGCCCGGAACGAACGTCGCCTCGACATCCAAGCACTGCGCGGCATTGCGGTCTTGATGGTGGTCGCCTACCACGCTGGACTGCCCGTGCCTGGCGGCTTTCTCGGCGTTGATGTCTTCTTCGTCATCTCCGGTTTCGTCATCATGACCGGTCTGCTCCGTCAGCTCGATCGAAAGTCGACGTTCTCTCTGTCCGTGTTTCTCGGACGCCGGGCGCGACGTCTGCTGCCGGCGCTCGCATTGCTGTTGACCACCGTGTGCCTGGCGAGCATCCTGCTGCAGTCGCCTCTCGGGCCTCAACAGTCAACGACGCGGATGGCTTTGCACGCGACCTTCTGGATTGCGAACGTGGAGGCGTATCGACTCCCGACCGGCTACTTCGACCCGACCGTGGGTACCTATCCCCTGATACACACATGGTCCCTGTCAGTTGAGGAGCAGTTCTACCTGGTCTTTCCGGTGCTCGTGCTAGTCGCCTGGAAGGTGCGCACTTCGGTCAGAACGGTGCAGATCGTGCTAGGCATTGGAACGCTCCTCAGCTTTGCGCTCGCGCAGCTGATGGTCACCGGCGTAGTGAGCGGCGGGCTGTCGGCACCTGGACGGCTGGCTTTCTACGCATCACCGACGCGTGCGTGGGAGTTCGGTGTCGGGGCGCTCCTCGCGACCGCCTGCCGGCCGGGAATGTCCACGGCACTCCGTCATGCCGCAACTCGCCGCACTGCTGCAGTGGGGGGCGTGGTCGCCGTCCTGGTCTCCGCTTTCGCGCTGACGGAAGCTACGCCGCATCCCGGTGCCGCAACGTTGCTCCCGGTTGTCGGCACTGCGGTCGCCATCTGGGCAGGGAGTGTAGGACCTGCGTGGCCGCCGTTTCGCCAACTGGTTTGGGTCGGCGACCTTTCTTATAGCTGGTATCTCTGGCACTGGCCGTTCATAAGCTTCACGGCCGTTCTACTGCCGCCCTCCGTCGTGAACGCGACGGTGGCCGCCGGTGCATCGCTAATTCCAGCGTGGTTGTCATACAAGCATGTCGAGGCTCAGTATCGAACCGGTGGATCGCATGGGTCTCTCCGACCGACGATCATCGCGTCTACCGCCATCTCGATGAGCACCGCGGCTGCAATTCTGCTTACCTTTGGCGCAGGAAACCACTGGTGGTCACCGACGGTCGAGAAGATGTTGGCGCAAACCACGCCATTGCCGATCTCTTACGCTGCTGGCTGTCATGAAGGCGCCGCACCGTCGACGGTCGTCGGCACCGCCTGTGAGTGGAACGCCACCGGGACCGGCGGCGCGGTATACCTGGTAGGCGACTCAAACGCGGCCATGTACTCGGATGGGCTGGTAAAGGCGGCCGAACGAACCGGCGAGCAGCTGTTGGTCACCACTCGCAGCAGTTGCCCTCTGGTCGAGGCAACCGTGATTGCTCCGCGATTCGACAGCACAGCCTGTTCTCATTACGTCGAGCGGACACTGAGCGACCTAGAGCATGCGGCGCCCGCGACCGTCATCACCGCGGCCGCCGGCAACCAAATAGACGATCCCGCCATTGCTCTAGCCGGCCCCGATGGCAAGCTCACCTACAACACGCGCTTAAAAGCAAGTATCTGGGCGGACGGGTTCAAGGCCGCGATCGCGCGCCTCAAGGCAGCAGGACATCGGGTGATCGTGATGCAGGTGATCCCGCACTTCCTTCTCGGTGCCCATGATTACTGGCGTCCGGACAACTGCCCCACCATCAGCACACTGCTCGGCCCGAGTTGGTGCGCTCCGGCGGCCAGCCGCGCGACGATGGACGCTGCCCAGCACTCCGTACTCGCGGCCATCCGAGGCGCCAGTTCGTCCACTGGTGTGGAACTGGTCGACCTGCGTGATCGGCTCTGTCCGTCAGGTCAGTGCAGCGCCTTTCAGTCGGGTGAATGGGTATATCGGGATGGTCGTCATATCTCGCCGTTCGCCAGCGTCGAGTTGGCACCGTTTTTGAGGCAGATGCTTGCGGCCTGA
- a CDS encoding acyltransferase yields MSVRIVDSAEVHESATIGEGSTIWHLAQIREDARVGRNCIVGRGAYIGSGVTLGDNCKVQNYALLYEPATLEDGVFIGPAVVLTNDTYPRAVNPDGSIKSASDWDATGVHIATGASIGARAVCVAPVTIGAWALVAAGSVVTKDVPDHALIVGVPARRVGWVGRTGHRLREESPGRFACPDTGTRYIETDGVLAVEGS; encoded by the coding sequence TTGTCTGTCCGCATCGTCGACAGCGCCGAAGTCCACGAGAGTGCCACCATCGGAGAGGGTTCCACGATCTGGCATCTGGCACAGATTCGGGAAGATGCTCGGGTGGGGCGCAATTGCATCGTCGGCCGGGGCGCCTACATCGGCAGCGGCGTGACGCTCGGCGACAACTGCAAGGTCCAAAATTACGCCTTGCTCTATGAACCGGCGACCCTTGAGGATGGCGTGTTCATCGGCCCCGCCGTCGTTCTCACGAACGACACCTATCCGCGGGCCGTCAACCCCGACGGCTCCATCAAATCGGCATCCGACTGGGATGCTACGGGCGTCCACATCGCAACCGGTGCATCGATCGGGGCGCGCGCGGTCTGCGTTGCGCCCGTAACGATCGGCGCCTGGGCCCTCGTGGCTGCAGGGTCCGTGGTCACAAAGGACGTCCCCGACCATGCGCTCATCGTCGGTGTGCCGGCACGACGGGTGGGCTGGGTTGGTAGGACAGGTCACCGACTGCGGGAAGAGTCGCCTGGCCGTTTCGCGTGTCCCGACACGGGCACACGCTACATCGAGACAGACGGCGTGCTGGCTGTAGAGGGAAGCTGA
- the wecB gene encoding non-hydrolyzing UDP-N-acetylglucosamine 2-epimerase, translated as MSVVGARPQFVKLAPIAHAAAAAGVEHFVVHTGQHYDERMSESFFDELQIPTPDINLGVGSASHAAQTGRMLADLEPVMQDVRPDWVLAYGDTNSTLATAVCAVKIHIPLAHLEAGLRSFNRGMPEEHNRVLTDHSADLCLAPTWNAMGHLRDEGLAARSVLVGDVMTDVLLATAESLRDSPSGSPIPPTGDYIIATIHRPANTDDPMRLRAIVEALAASPVRVYLAAHPRLVAKSAHHRIELAVGAITTVPPLSYRQLVQAVTAARHVVTDSGGLQKEAFLLGVPTTTVRPETEWVETLEHSWNELVNDPSRLLASVERPRPTAARGKPYGEGHAAAMVIETLIQAFRSKL; from the coding sequence ATGAGTGTCGTTGGCGCGCGGCCGCAGTTCGTCAAGCTTGCTCCAATCGCTCACGCGGCGGCCGCAGCCGGAGTTGAACACTTCGTCGTGCATACCGGCCAGCACTACGACGAGCGCATGTCGGAATCCTTCTTTGATGAGCTTCAAATTCCGACCCCAGACATCAACCTGGGCGTCGGTTCCGCTTCTCACGCCGCTCAAACGGGGCGAATGCTCGCCGACTTGGAACCGGTCATGCAGGACGTTCGACCGGACTGGGTACTCGCGTACGGCGACACCAACTCCACGCTTGCCACCGCTGTCTGTGCGGTCAAGATTCACATTCCGCTGGCTCATTTGGAGGCCGGGCTCAGGTCATTCAACCGCGGCATGCCGGAAGAGCACAACCGCGTGCTCACCGACCACAGTGCGGATCTGTGCCTTGCGCCCACTTGGAACGCGATGGGCCACCTGCGCGATGAAGGTCTCGCGGCCCGCAGTGTTCTCGTGGGAGATGTCATGACGGACGTCCTCCTCGCGACCGCCGAGTCGCTCCGCGACTCGCCTTCAGGATCCCCGATCCCGCCGACCGGCGACTACATCATTGCCACGATCCATCGCCCAGCCAACACGGATGATCCAATGCGGCTGCGTGCAATTGTTGAAGCCTTAGCCGCATCCCCGGTGCGCGTCTATCTAGCTGCCCATCCCCGACTGGTGGCGAAGTCCGCCCACCATCGCATTGAGCTGGCCGTCGGCGCGATTACCACGGTTCCACCGCTCAGCTACCGCCAGCTCGTTCAAGCAGTGACTGCCGCGCGTCATGTGGTCACCGACTCGGGCGGCCTCCAGAAGGAGGCATTCTTGTTGGGTGTGCCCACCACCACCGTGCGCCCTGAGACCGAGTGGGTCGAGACGCTCGAGCACTCGTGGAACGAGCTGGTGAATGACCCGAGCCGTCTCCTTGCCAGCGTAGAGCGCCCACGCCCAACGGCTGCCCGCGGAAAGCCTTACGGTGAGGGGCACGCTGCCGCAATGGTGATCGAGACCCTCATCCAAGCGTTCAGGAGCAAGCTATGA
- a CDS encoding DegT/DnrJ/EryC1/StrS family aminotransferase: protein MNDFIPPAKPIIGDEEREAVDRVMRSGMIAQGPEVAAFEQEFAAHFGLDRACVAVNSGTSGLHLGLLSSGVHAGDEVIVPSFTFAATANSVALTGATPVFADIDPATFCLDPSSVEASITDRTVAIMPVHLYGHPADMAALKAIADRHGLRVFEDAAQAHGASLNGTPVGAFGDFAMFSLYPTKNMTSGEGGMVSVANPRIERNLRLYRNQGMERQYENEVVGFNNRMTDIHAAIGRVQLKKVNAWTATRQSNASFLSANLEGVEAPRVADGAVHVFHQYTVRIPEGRDQIAAALKSEYNIGSGMFYPVPNHRLAPFQVDVDLPQTDAAARECLSLPVHPSVDQAGLERIVRAVNTLAKAGA from the coding sequence ATGAATGACTTCATTCCGCCCGCCAAGCCGATCATCGGGGACGAGGAGCGCGAAGCGGTGGACCGCGTTATGCGTAGCGGCATGATCGCCCAGGGACCTGAAGTTGCTGCGTTCGAGCAGGAGTTCGCCGCACACTTCGGGCTCGACCGTGCGTGTGTCGCCGTCAACTCGGGCACGTCGGGCCTACATCTGGGCCTACTCTCCTCCGGTGTGCACGCCGGTGACGAAGTGATCGTCCCGTCCTTCACATTCGCAGCGACCGCGAACTCGGTTGCCCTCACGGGCGCGACGCCCGTGTTCGCAGACATCGATCCAGCCACGTTCTGCCTTGATCCATCGAGCGTCGAGGCGTCGATCACCGACCGTACCGTGGCCATCATGCCGGTCCACCTCTATGGACACCCCGCCGACATGGCTGCCTTGAAGGCGATCGCCGACAGGCACGGACTTCGCGTGTTCGAAGACGCCGCCCAGGCCCACGGAGCATCGCTCAACGGCACACCGGTGGGCGCCTTCGGCGACTTCGCGATGTTCTCGCTTTATCCCACGAAGAACATGACCTCGGGCGAGGGCGGCATGGTGTCGGTCGCCAACCCACGGATAGAGCGCAACCTTCGTCTGTACCGCAACCAGGGCATGGAGCGCCAATACGAGAACGAGGTCGTCGGATTCAATAACCGAATGACCGATATCCATGCTGCGATCGGCCGCGTGCAGCTGAAGAAGGTGAACGCCTGGACGGCCACGCGACAATCGAACGCCTCCTTCCTCAGTGCGAATCTCGAAGGCGTCGAGGCACCGCGCGTCGCCGACGGTGCCGTGCATGTCTTTCACCAGTACACCGTGCGTATCCCCGAGGGCCGTGATCAGATCGCCGCCGCTCTGAAGTCCGAGTACAACATCGGTTCAGGCATGTTCTACCCAGTTCCCAACCACCGACTCGCTCCATTCCAAGTCGATGTCGACCTCCCGCAAACCGACGCTGCCGCCCGCGAGTGCCTCTCACTCCCGGTGCATCCCTCGGTCGATCAGGCCGGACTCGAGCGAATTGTCCGTGCTGTCAATACTCTCGCCAAGGCGGGCGCATGA
- a CDS encoding Gfo/Idh/MocA family protein, translating to MMSDLRVGLVGIGMMGRHHARVLRSIEGLELIAVADPAGDKHGMAGQAEVVATVAEMVSIGIDMAVVATPTMYHLEAGLELASANVHTMIEKPLATNAAESKQLVDAFEDAGLVNAVGHIERCNPALVALRARLDEGELGDIYQVATRRQGPFPNRIADVGVVKDLATHDIDLTAWVLQDDYKSVSAHTAHKSGRPHEDLISVTARTLNGTVVSHLVNWLSPLKERLTVVTGEKGTFIADTLNADLTFHENGLVATEWDRIASFRGVTEGNSTRFAIPKPEPLKVQHEAFRDAVRGTRQDIVTMRQGMRTVLVADACIESAREERTVVIDQEL from the coding sequence ATGATGTCGGACTTACGCGTTGGTCTGGTCGGTATTGGCATGATGGGCCGCCACCACGCTCGTGTGCTCCGCTCGATCGAGGGGCTTGAGTTGATCGCGGTCGCGGATCCCGCGGGCGACAAGCACGGGATGGCTGGCCAAGCAGAGGTCGTCGCCACGGTCGCCGAGATGGTCTCCATCGGGATCGACATGGCGGTCGTGGCGACGCCCACGATGTACCACCTTGAGGCCGGACTGGAATTGGCCTCCGCCAATGTGCACACCATGATCGAGAAGCCCTTGGCCACCAATGCGGCCGAGAGCAAACAATTGGTCGACGCTTTCGAAGATGCCGGACTAGTCAACGCGGTCGGCCACATCGAGAGGTGCAATCCGGCCCTCGTAGCATTACGCGCACGGTTAGATGAGGGCGAGCTTGGAGATATCTACCAGGTGGCAACTCGTCGCCAGGGCCCTTTCCCCAATCGCATCGCCGACGTCGGTGTCGTGAAGGATCTCGCCACACACGACATCGATCTCACCGCATGGGTGCTGCAGGACGATTACAAGTCAGTGTCTGCCCATACCGCTCACAAGAGCGGCCGCCCGCACGAAGACCTTATCTCCGTGACCGCAAGAACGCTGAATGGCACCGTTGTGAGCCATCTCGTCAACTGGCTCTCGCCGCTTAAGGAGCGACTTACGGTGGTTACCGGTGAGAAGGGCACCTTCATCGCCGATACGCTTAACGCAGATCTGACCTTTCACGAGAACGGACTCGTAGCGACCGAATGGGACCGCATCGCGTCCTTCCGCGGCGTGACCGAGGGCAACAGCACCCGCTTCGCCATTCCGAAACCTGAACCACTGAAGGTGCAGCATGAGGCCTTCCGTGACGCCGTCCGTGGCACGCGCCAGGACATCGTTACCATGCGACAAGGCATGCGCACGGTGCTGGTCGCTGACGCCTGCATTGAGTCCGCTCGCGAAGAGCGCACCGTCGTTATCGATCAGGAGCTCTAA
- a CDS encoding nucleotide sugar dehydrogenase — protein MKIAVIGMGKIGLPLAAQFAGKGHEVVGVDVNSDTVATINAGHEPFPGEAHLAEHVARLVPSKRLRATTEYADAVPHADAIVVVVPLFVDNDGNPDFGWMDSATRDLAANLTPGTLVSYETTLPVGTTRTRWKPMIEEISGLTEGADFHLVFSPERVLTGRVFEDLRKYPKLIGGLSSIGAAKARAFYEAVLDFDERPDLVRGNGVWDLGSAEASEMAKLAETTYRDVNIGLANQFAKFAETAGIDVYQVIEASNSQPYSHIHRPGIAVGGHCIPVYPRLYLSNDPHATVVETAREENANMPSHAVTRLAETFGSLAGARVAVLGAAYRGGVKETAFSGVFETVRSLQQAGAHVAVQDPLYDDEELEALGFRPFHLGDEADAAVIQTDHREYQGLSPDDLPGASVVLDGRNVLRDGQLGDVTVVVIGRPTVAAR, from the coding sequence ATGAAGATCGCTGTCATCGGCATGGGCAAGATCGGTCTCCCACTCGCTGCCCAGTTCGCCGGGAAGGGCCATGAGGTCGTCGGAGTCGACGTAAACTCCGACACGGTGGCGACCATCAACGCCGGGCACGAGCCGTTCCCCGGGGAAGCTCACCTCGCTGAGCATGTCGCTCGCCTCGTGCCGTCAAAACGTCTCCGTGCCACGACTGAGTATGCGGACGCGGTTCCTCACGCCGACGCGATCGTCGTCGTAGTTCCACTGTTCGTCGACAACGACGGCAACCCCGACTTCGGCTGGATGGACTCCGCCACCCGGGACCTAGCGGCGAACCTGACCCCCGGGACGCTCGTCAGCTACGAGACCACTCTCCCCGTAGGTACCACGCGCACGCGATGGAAGCCAATGATTGAAGAGATTAGCGGGCTGACGGAAGGTGCGGACTTTCACCTAGTCTTCTCTCCTGAGCGGGTTCTCACAGGACGGGTCTTCGAGGATCTTCGGAAGTACCCGAAGCTCATCGGCGGCTTGTCGTCGATCGGCGCAGCGAAGGCCCGGGCGTTCTACGAAGCCGTTCTCGACTTTGATGAGCGGCCAGACCTGGTGCGAGGGAACGGCGTGTGGGACCTCGGGAGCGCCGAAGCCTCAGAGATGGCCAAGCTGGCAGAGACAACCTACCGAGACGTCAACATTGGTCTTGCGAATCAGTTCGCGAAGTTCGCAGAGACTGCCGGGATAGACGTCTACCAGGTGATTGAGGCGTCCAACAGCCAGCCCTACAGCCACATCCACCGTCCCGGAATCGCCGTCGGCGGCCACTGCATCCCGGTGTACCCGCGCCTCTACCTCTCGAATGACCCACACGCCACGGTCGTCGAGACAGCGCGCGAGGAGAATGCGAACATGCCGTCCCATGCTGTTACCCGACTGGCTGAGACCTTCGGGTCGCTCGCTGGCGCACGAGTCGCCGTGCTGGGAGCCGCGTACCGCGGAGGTGTCAAGGAAACCGCATTCTCCGGAGTCTTCGAAACGGTGCGCTCGCTACAGCAGGCCGGCGCCCACGTGGCAGTCCAGGACCCCCTGTATGACGACGAAGAGCTAGAGGCGCTCGGTTTCCGACCCTTTCATCTCGGCGACGAAGCAGACGCCGCCGTTATTCAAACCGACCACCGGGAATATCAGGGTCTCTCACCAGACGACCTTCCAGGCGCATCAGTGGTGCTCGATGGCCGAAATGTCCTGCGTGATGGCCAGTTGGGTGACGTGACCGTCGTCGTAATCGGCAGACCGACCGTCGCTGCGCGATAA
- a CDS encoding lipopolysaccharide biosynthesis protein has protein sequence MLRRLLAGSRARRGFLALLLGTGFGNALTLILSPVITRLFDPSSFGSFTVLAAIAMVLAPLMSLRLELAVPLPEREASSYAIVHAGIVISMVLGSALSVVFYLVGPTIGEALNQRVVGTWLWVTPVMASAMACFSVLNALAIRGGRFTAIARRNVVMTCTTLGLQIVAGILGYGVWGLVVGFALGQVVGAFSLFLGAGLGGADAAAGRQFRLVRETLRRYRHVPALLAVAGTISILGLQAPVLIIAHYFSSEVVGWFGLTQRVLAAPVTLIGLSVAQVYLSEVARTRREVSGRERHYFWKASKALFAVGTVFALILLAFGPLAFGSIFGEQWRTSGLFAQALAIALAAQLIASPLSQTLIVFERNRLQLAWDTGRLLAVGGTVIATGEAGGSATAVVWALCLALTTMYALSWDLSRRTLRAEHRHHDRQ, from the coding sequence ATGCTACGCAGGCTGCTGGCCGGCTCCAGAGCGCGTCGCGGCTTCTTGGCATTGCTCCTGGGAACTGGATTCGGCAATGCACTCACGCTGATCCTGTCCCCGGTCATAACCCGGCTCTTCGACCCTTCGAGTTTCGGGTCCTTCACTGTCCTCGCAGCCATCGCAATGGTGCTGGCGCCATTGATGTCGTTACGCCTTGAACTGGCGGTCCCACTACCGGAACGTGAGGCGTCGAGTTACGCGATCGTGCATGCGGGCATCGTCATATCGATGGTGCTCGGTAGCGCGCTCTCCGTCGTGTTCTACCTAGTAGGGCCCACGATCGGCGAGGCACTCAATCAGCGTGTCGTCGGCACATGGCTTTGGGTCACACCTGTCATGGCATCCGCAATGGCGTGCTTCTCCGTGCTCAATGCGCTGGCCATCCGCGGGGGTCGATTCACCGCGATCGCCCGGCGCAACGTAGTCATGACCTGCACGACCTTGGGCTTGCAAATCGTGGCCGGAATTCTGGGTTACGGCGTCTGGGGTCTGGTCGTAGGCTTTGCACTGGGACAGGTAGTCGGTGCATTCAGCTTGTTTCTGGGGGCGGGACTCGGTGGAGCCGATGCCGCGGCAGGTCGGCAGTTCCGGCTCGTCCGGGAGACATTGCGGCGTTACCGTCACGTGCCAGCCCTTCTTGCGGTGGCCGGGACGATCAGCATCTTGGGTCTTCAGGCTCCCGTACTCATCATCGCGCACTACTTCAGCAGCGAAGTGGTGGGCTGGTTCGGTCTCACTCAGCGCGTGCTCGCCGCACCCGTCACGTTGATCGGCCTCTCGGTGGCACAGGTCTATCTGAGCGAGGTCGCGCGAACTAGACGCGAGGTCAGCGGTCGAGAGCGCCATTACTTTTGGAAGGCGTCCAAGGCTCTCTTCGCCGTGGGAACCGTATTCGCGCTAATCCTGTTGGCCTTCGGTCCCCTCGCGTTCGGGTCAATCTTCGGCGAACAGTGGCGGACAAGCGGACTGTTCGCCCAGGCGCTGGCGATAGCACTAGCCGCACAGTTGATCGCCTCGCCGCTCTCACAAACCCTGATCGTCTTCGAGCGCAATAGGCTGCAGCTCGCTTGGGACACAGGCAGACTGCTCGCCGTCGGAGGCACGGTCATCGCTACAGGAGAGGCCGGGGGGTCTGCCACCGCTGTCGTCTGGGCACTGTGCCTTGCGCTCACAACGATGTATGCCCTGTCCTGGGATCTCAGCCGCCGAACCTTGCGAGCCGAACACCGCCACCACGACCGCCAATAG
- a CDS encoding glycosyltransferase family protein, with the protein MIVRNLAPPWFGTEQPLHRDGVDGGDGGKLKIIHGKASSGNGTLQVIDALISLPTEYQHNTEVLMLEVASTPESIKERVAASAADLPPGTLKIIPGIPHEAMGNLLAQFDVGLISYQRDLGYESLPNRLFEYMAAGLATLAPSYSPEIVKILDSEGIGVALDFESSQAIATAIRWCQDHLDVVRTMGVRARSAYFSRYTWDTEAERLIAAMSETRENRGH; encoded by the coding sequence GTGATCGTTCGAAATCTCGCCCCTCCGTGGTTCGGTACGGAGCAACCGTTGCATCGCGACGGCGTCGACGGCGGCGACGGCGGCAAGCTTAAAATCATTCATGGCAAGGCGTCATCGGGTAACGGTACCCTTCAAGTAATCGACGCTCTCATATCGCTACCGACCGAGTATCAGCACAATACCGAAGTGCTAATGCTCGAGGTAGCATCCACTCCGGAGTCGATCAAAGAACGAGTGGCGGCAAGCGCCGCGGATCTGCCGCCGGGCACACTCAAGATCATTCCAGGTATACCGCATGAGGCGATGGGGAATCTCCTCGCACAGTTTGATGTGGGACTTATTTCCTACCAGCGCGATTTGGGCTACGAAAGCCTGCCGAATCGTCTGTTTGAGTACATGGCCGCCGGACTGGCTACTCTTGCGCCATCGTACTCGCCGGAAATTGTCAAAATTCTGGACTCCGAGGGTATCGGTGTGGCATTGGATTTCGAGTCATCTCAGGCGATAGCGACCGCAATTCGGTGGTGCCAAGATCACCTGGATGTGGTGCGCACCATGGGCGTCAGAGCTAGAAGCGCCTATTTCTCGCGATACACGTGGGATACGGAAGCAGAACGCCTTATAGCGGCCATGAGCGAGACGCGTGAAAATCGGGGTCACTAG
- a CDS encoding DapH/DapD/GlmU-related protein — translation MKRELRLRLRRIRNRIHRLGKRLRYVDSTTYVHRSTRVARDVTIGEFGFVGPGSQIDPGVELGRYVMLASHVAIVGDDHNFDIVGVPIQFAGRPKQQRTFIEDDVWVGYRAIVRRGVRIGRGAIVAANSVVTKDVQPYEIVAGIPARHVAWRFADPAQVARHDEMLRSALVEPSFAPPLGVHLTGVHDTVGD, via the coding sequence ATGAAACGCGAACTTCGCCTGCGACTCAGAAGGATCCGCAACCGGATCCATCGGTTGGGAAAGCGTCTGCGCTACGTCGACTCGACCACGTACGTTCACCGCAGTACCCGTGTCGCGCGGGACGTGACGATTGGGGAGTTCGGGTTCGTGGGGCCCGGTTCGCAGATTGATCCCGGCGTCGAACTGGGGCGGTACGTCATGCTGGCGTCACACGTCGCCATCGTCGGTGACGATCACAACTTCGACATTGTCGGTGTACCGATCCAGTTCGCGGGAAGACCGAAACAACAACGGACGTTCATAGAGGACGACGTATGGGTCGGTTATCGAGCGATCGTGCGACGCGGTGTACGGATCGGCCGGGGCGCCATCGTCGCGGCGAACTCAGTCGTAACCAAGGATGTGCAACCCTACGAGATCGTTGCGGGCATCCCGGCGCGCCACGTCGCCTGGCGGTTCGCCGATCCCGCACAGGTCGCCAGGCATGACGAGATGCTCCGTAGCGCGCTCGTCGAACCGTCGTTCGCGCCGCCGTTAGGCGTTCATCTCACCGGTGTCCACGACACCGTCGGCGACTGA